The sequence TGTCATTCTGTTGATCGAGGATACTGCTAATTCAAAAACTATTTGCATCTGTAAATAACACACGTTCGAAAAAAGCGTGCTTCGCGTTGTAATTTATGTAGTAGTTTCTAACGGCAAAAACTTCGTCGAGCGTAGAATCACGCCACTATGGTGCCCTGTACATAGTGTTATAGGATTGTGTTGCCtttcatttataaataattgagCAAGAAATATGGCACGTACTTTTGACTAGATCAGTTTTCATAACATCGCGCCACTGtcgaatttcttaattttgtttTGCTCGATGCCGTCTATAATAAATGGCGGAAAACATAATACTCGAACTTAAGATCACAGAGATAATAAAATTTCCTAGTAGCAGAATGTCTGCCGAATCCATCCATATGGTAAATACTCTTGCTGTAAACAGAAATCAACGTTTTTATTGGGAACCATCGGTAGAGAAATAGAGAGGGCAAATATTTCTATAGAGAGatcaacattttttttatctatAACTTACTTAAATTAGTAAATGCGGAAATAAACCAGGTAATCGGCGACACTGTATCCGCATTTTTCGCACGAAAAATGGCCACTAATTGAACGACTTTACTTGAGACAGAAATTGGAGTACACAGTGGCTGTCAATTACAAAACAAATTAATAGATGACCGGAgagttatcaattaaattttttttaatttattgttaattattgGTTAACTAACCGCTAAAATCGTAAGAACGACTTTCGGGATAAGTTGCATTGCGAAAGAGATACTTATGGCAATATAGAGTATTGAGACCAAAATTgagaatgtatttattttatttaaatacttcaGCACTAGGAAGATTAGTATGTATTCTTGCAATAGAATAACGGGATACTCCAAATAAGATAGTATTGAGTAaccatttgtaaaattataactaGCCATCACGGTATAGCTGTAAGAAATTCAATGTCAAATTAAGCTTACTTGCAAAAAGCATTTaaagttttttaaatatattttttagctAAGTTAAAATACAAACATCGATGCACGATATACAAGATAAACTTACTTACCTAGTTAATTCTAGCAGAAGGCCTACAACTGAGATTTGATCTGCCGATTTAGCAGtcaataaattcaaaatttgaggAATCTTCAATACAAAACACATGCCTATTGTTATAAGGCTCAAAAAATCTGCTAATAGTTGCAGtaacatattttcatttatttaatttctgtaCCTGCGATTGAACATTACGTAAGAACTTCAGTTgtactttcaaatttatttgtttgttacataaaatttacattttgttacttacataaaataataaataacagataaaaatattaaaacaaaaattcacaaagaaaagaaaaatataaaatacgcaataataatactatttcaaaCTAAATGCTAAACTACTATTCGCATTAAACATATGATTTTAAAGcatttataatacaatttttcgcagttttacaaattgttTTATACAACTGCATTACTTTATACTTTTTACTTAACATATTACGAACATGTTgatataaatttaacaaattataaattaatactaattttttaacttactttttaatatttaatttctatttacaCTTTGCCTCACAAGTGTATGATTGTACAGATACATATCTTATAACTACTTTGGCAATTGTTCATGCACACCTGTGCCATGCTTGCATACCTTTTACACTTGCGCAATTATACATAGTTGCAAGAAATACACACacgtaaattagaaattagaattCGTAATTATCAGTCGAAACAGAGATTTCTTCTCTGGTTGAACGATCGAACATACATTTACTCGACACGACAGCACCATCGATACCGTGTTTATCTGCATCAGAGAGGTTTCCTCTCTGTCTGCGTTTAGTAATTTTCATCTAGGAACTTTTTAAAACGGTTCATGTACAACAACTTTAAAAAGATTAACAAAAAAATAGGAGTAATGTAAAATAActtgaaaattgaagaaaaatttgtaaataataataataaaatgaataatcaaCACGTGACATTTAAACAATAGAATATGCTAAAtgctttacatatttttatcgacGCGTTGGAATGTCtccaaaattattcaaaattattagtTTGAGAGAATATTCgttttaaatttgctttaaaataattgtaaaagaaaGTAATAGGTTTCTatatattcttattcttataaattgtataaataagtaTGGTTTTGcattaaacaaattatattttatttgtgaaTGTTGGCCATTTGAAAATGTATGACTAACTACGTACATAAAACCATTTCGAATTGTGCAACCACATTGGTGGCTGCAGTTCCTCCTTTTGTGAGATGCATCGTCGATCCCGGAAAGTACTCAAATAGAAGTCTTCCTCAGCATGACAGACGGAATGTGGGAACGGAACCGACATGGAGTAAACTGTAACGTAAAGGACTTGCGTTTGTCTTTTAAATATTGATTTGTCTGTCGAACGAACGTTATGTGACAACGATGGACGTTTTTCTGATACTTTGCTTCGTTGACAAATATTACGTGAATGCGA comes from Bombus terrestris chromosome 7, iyBomTerr1.2, whole genome shotgun sequence and encodes:
- the LOC100646024 gene encoding mannose-P-dolichol utilization defect 1 protein homolog; translated protein: MLLQLLADFLSLITIGMCFVLKIPQILNLLTAKSADQISVVGLLLELTSYTVMASYNFTNGYSILSYLEYPVILLQEYILIFLVLKYLNKINTFSILVSILYIAISISFAMQLIPKVVLTILAPLCTPISVSSKVVQLVAIFRAKNADTVSPITWFISAFTNLTRVFTIWMDSADILLLGNFIISVILSSSIMFSAIYYRRHRAKQN